From a region of the Dictyostelium discoideum AX4 chromosome 2 chromosome, whole genome shotgun sequence genome:
- the dhkI-1 gene encoding HisK family protein kinase, with product MIYLKILEKLNQAIWLFDINKRVLIWGNQSCKKYKNIESITSLFNNSNLINDIRNGKSKHEHIDIIESNENGEILKQMIFKYSSIHISDMDARQLYLDTSINLLVNQDSHYLDYEGKRIFILVEAIEEIKFIQSPLSSSIENHNINNNQNNQNSVNINSSNKGQYNRPEPSNMGSWEWNVQNDTTKASNQFYKIIGIENDFNKKLNFNDFINKLGIQEIQPIINNCIESNSSSFEYPLRINRKNDNLVRYIQLKGEIIKKDDKVFKVLGVCHDFSEIQEAKDKLEEESKFVEALIGCLKAGIVACNSNGDLTHFNKSAQDLHGLELNDKTDRKQLLDQILKCYRSPYEQINLEKSGTPIIRALSGEFINDQEIIITPTSNQQQSSLSKSNRPRSQSNCSNGNKSQNRLSKNYSTTTTTTNNNNNNNNNNNNNNNNNNNNNSISQQQQTQVSTQQTQQQQNTTNGIGGATTSTTAAAATITSPQQIPIATKIPTKINDNEFLVLASGQEIVSKDGKTIGAFVALHDITERKRNEVILKNATEEAQRANQLKGEFLANISHELLSPMNSIIGMVGLCLDVAPRNLKEMLNDVVESSKILLDLLHQILDFTTLESNSLAVRPFPFKLRDTFNQLFKVFYTRIIEKKISLTFSIDPNIADDFYGDQNRLKQILSNLIDNAIKFSNSSNINNSISIIVEQLTHNQFKKYKDSFRSNSKTHSRLNSHDDYSIDGDYDDQDNNDSYFGRDINVSDNESAVGGFSELDEKDNSDDDDENDDENDETDENDDDTDDDTSSNTSRNNISNNLLFHNNTSGGGGGGINKREKFKKKDREGFVNLKFSIKDRGIGVPEDKHDFIFDRFFQVDGSYSRVQGGVGLGLSICKKLIEFFGGAIWFESEASQGSTFHFILSIKSVEAPSPKSPSLQSSNGSINSTTKLFESSRLKNEIYIPSLPNVQTKKVKKDSNDNGNNDSTNYGISLSNSMNNININGSTLNNNNSINNNNNSNDNGPLTSRTPSNSYYNFIASLNNTSLKSSSHNTLSSSPTGFNGISNLNISGLNNLSNLSNNPNNLNNIIGNTNGNNNTNGNNNSGISLNNSNNNIQTPNGLNNSRGSSLISTPSTKNVKKQHSCPMDLIQRIHSICTPRGPISKECGLNNLPAYSPPKSPGRSLSHGGKNYSNLISTPRGGVGYSSPPINSSSSSGGGSSTNGSNSGNSSANNSTPSSSSLSSTPLTSSNTPSPVSISSNNVNNNNQQQQTQPILSPILPLKDNSIDISDLNNINSLTPNSSNSTSTNVTQSSSNIINNGNSITIINNNPVTPNGKKIVIVPLLSLQSASSPKQSQRGYSPKQQYSPKQYSPKQQYSPKQYSPKQQQQQQQQQQQLEQLSGRMSPHKSNLSSTNLHHIHHHHIHQQQSQQHNNTTVHSNNLILNNNNNNNNNNNNNNNNNNNNNNNNNNNNNNTTNTSNNHTSDPSKSSNSTPETSPPISSPRSNNNNNCSLTTIVGVTTPPQPSSTITTPQFQSPPILSGNSGNINLLSSNGTSSGGIEISGSQMIPQKVLVAEDNTMNQKLIKTLLTKRGFDITIAKDGKQALDFYHESKNKSILYDCILMDIQMPILSGLEATCAIREIEANEGGHIPIIAVTAHAMKGDKEKFLESGVDDYVTKPINPKLLYEVINTQICKYIEENRSSSTINENKNTINNNNNNTNNNNNNNNSSNPVNNNNSNSIDATQQELNNEKIRI from the exons atgatttatttaaaaatattagaaaaattaaatcaagcAATTTGGTTATTcgatataaataaaagagtATTGATTTGGGGTAATCAATCatgtaaaaaatataaaaatattgaatcaataacatcattatttaataattcaaatttaataaatgatattaGAAATGGTAAATCAAAACATGAACACATCGATATAATAGAATCCAACGAAAATGGAgagattttaaaacaaatgatatttaaatattcatcaATACATATTAGTGATATGGATGCAAGACAATTATATTTGGATACtagtattaatttattagtaAATCAAGATAGTCATTATTTAGATTACGAAGGTAAACGAATTTTTATATTAGTAGAAGcaattgaagaaattaaatttattcaatcaccattatcatcatcaattgaaaatcataatataaataataatcaaaataatcaaaattctgtaaatattaatagtagtaataaagGACAATATAATAGACCAGAACCATCAAACATGGGATCTTGGGAATGGAATGTTCAAAATGATACAACTAAAGCATctaatcaattttataaaataattggtattgaaaatgattttaataaaaaattgaattttaatgattttattaataaacttGGTATTCAAGAAATTCaaccaataattaataattgtataGAATCAAATAGTTCTTCATTTGAATATCCATTAAGaattaatagaaaaaatgataatttagttagatatattcaattaaa aggtgaaattattaaaaaagatgataaagtttttaaagttttaggAGTTTGTCATGATTTTAGTGAAATTCAAGAAGCAAAAGATAAATTAGAAGAAGAGAGTAAATTTGTTGAAGCATTAATTGGTTGTTTAAAAGCAGGCATTGTTGCATGTAATTCAAATGGTGATTTAACACATTTCAATAAGAGTGCACAAGATTTACATGGATTAGAATTGAACGATAAAACCGATagaaaacaattattagatcaaattttaaaatgttatAGATCACCATAtgaacaaataaatttagaaaaatcaGGTACACCAATTATTAGAGCATTAAGTGgtgaatttataaatgatcaagaaattataattactCCAACttcaaatcaacaacaatcatcattatcaaaatcaaatagaCCAAGATCACAATCAAATTgttcaaatggtaataaatcACAAAAtagattatcaaaaaattatagtacaacaacaacaacaactaataataataataataataataataataataataataataataataataataataataataattcaatttcacaacaacaacaaacacaagTATCAACACAacaaacacaacaacaacaaaatacaACAAATGGAATAGGTGGtgcaacaacatcaacaacagcagcagcagcaacaaTAACATCACCACAACAAATACCAATTGCAACTAAAATTCCAACAAAgataaatgataatgaatttttagTTTTGGCAAGTGGTCAAGAGATTGTTTCAAAAGATGGTAAAACCATTGGTGCATTTGTAGCCTTACATGATATTACTGAAAGAAAACGTAATGAAGTTATACTAAAGAATGCAACAGAGGAGGCACAAAGGgctaatcaattaaaaggtGAATTTTTGGCAAATATTAGTCATGAATTATTGAGTCCAATGAATTCAATCATTGGTATGGTTGGTTTATGTTTAGATGTTGCACCAAGGAATCTAAAGGAAATGTTAAATGATGTTGTGGAGTCGTCAAAGATTCTATTGGATTTACTTCACCAAATTTTAGATTTCACAACATTGGAATCAAATTCATTGGCAGTTAGACCTTTCCCATTCAAGTTACGTGATACattcaatcaattatttaaagttttctATACACGTATCATTGAAAAGAAGATTAGTTTAACCTTTTCAATCGATCCAAATATTGCCGATGATTTCTATGGTGATCAAAATCGTTTAAAACAAATCCTTTCAAATCTAATTGATAATgcaataaaattttcaaattcttcaaatataaataattcaatttcaatcatTGTTGAACAATTAACTcataatcaatttaaaaaatataaagacTCTTTTAGATCAAATTCAAAGACTCATAGTAGATTAAATTCACATGATGATTATAGTATCGATGGTGATTATGATGAtcaagataataatgattcttATTTTGGTAGAGATATTAATGTTTCAGATAATGAATCAGCTGTTGGTGGTTTTAGTGAATTagatgaaaaagataatagtgatgatgatgatgaaaatgatgatgaaaatgatgaaactgatgaaaatgatgatgataccGACGACGATACATCATCAAACACTTCAAGAAATAATAtaagtaataatttattatttcataataataccagtggtggtggtggaggtggtaTTAATAAAcgtgaaaaatttaaaaaaaaagatcgtGAAGGGTTTGTTAatctaaaattttcaattaaagatcGTGGTATTGGTGTACCAGAGGATAAACATGATTTCATTTTCGATAGATTCTTTCAAGTTGATGGTTCATATAGTCGTGTTCAAGGTGGTGTTGGTTTAGGTTTAAGTATTTGCAAAAAGTTAATTGAATTCTTTGGTGGTGCAATTTGGTTTGAAAGTGAAGCATCACAAGGTTCAACTTTTCATTTCATTCTCTCAATTAAAAGTGTTGAAGCACCATCACCAAAATCACCTTCATTACAATCAAGTAATGGTTCAATCAATTCAACcactaaattatttgaatctagtagattaaaaaatgaaatttatattCCATCACTTCCAAATGTTCAAActaaaaaagtgaaaaaagattcaaatgataatggtaataacgATTCAACAAATTATGGTATTTCTTTAAGTAATAGTatgaataatataaatatcaaTGGTAgtacattaaataataataatagtattaataataataataattcaaatgataatggtCCATTAACAAGTCGTACACCATCAAAtagttattataatttcattgcctctttaaataatacatCATTAAAATCTTCAAGTCATAATACTCTTAGTTCAAGTCCAACTGGTTTTAAtggtatttcaaatttaaatattagtggtttaaataatcttagtaatttatcaaataatccaaataatcttaataatataattggtAATActaatggaaataataataccaatggaaataataatagtggtataagtttaaataatagtaataataatattcaaactccaaatggtttaaataatagtcgTGGTTCAAGTTTAATTTCAACACCTTCAactaaaaatgttaaaaaacaACATAGTTGTCCAATGGATTTAATTCAAAGAATTCATTCAATTTGTACACCACGTGGTCCAATTTCCAAAGAATgtggtttaaataatttaccagCTTATTCACCACCAAAATCACCTGGTCGTAGTTTAAGTCACGGTggtaaaaattattcaaatttaattagtaCCCCTAGAGGTGGTGTTGGTTATAGTTCACCACCTATCAacagtagtagtagtagtggggGTGGTAGCAGTACAAATGGTAGCAATAGTGGTAATAGTAGTGCAAATAATTCAACtccttcatcatcttcattatccTCAACTCCATTAACATCTTCAAATACACCATCACCAgtttcaatatcatcaaataatgttaataataataatcaacaacaacaaacacaacCAATTTTATCACCAATTTTACCATTAAAAGATAACTCAATTGATATCtctgatttaaataatattaatagtttaacaccaaattcttcaaattcaaccTCAACAAATGTAACTCAAAGCagttcaaatattattaataatggtaatagtataacaattataaataataatccagtTACTCCAAATGgtaaaaaaatagttataGTTCCATTATTAAGTTTACAATCTGCTTCATCACCAAAACAATCACAACGTGGTTATTCACCAAAACAGCAATACTCTCCAAAACAATATTCACCAAAACAACAATATTCACCAAAACAATATTCACCaaaacagcaacaacaacagcaacaacaacaacaacaattagaaCAATTGAGTGGAAGAATGTCACCACATAAATCCAATTTAAGTAGTACAAATCTTCAtcatattcatcatcatcatattcatcaacaacaatctcaacaacataataatactactgttcattcaaataatttaattttaaataataataataataataataataataataataataataataataataataataataataataataataataataataataataacaacactACAAATACAAGTAATAATCATACATCTGATccatcaaaatcatcaaattcaacacctgaaacatcaccaccaattaGTTCACCAAgaagcaataataataataattgtagtTTAACTACAATAGTAGGAgtaacaacaccaccacaaccatcatcaacaattacTACACCACAATTCCAATCACCACCAATTTTATCAGGAAATAgtggtaatattaatttattaagtaGTAATGGTACAAGCAGCGGTGGAATTGAAATTAGTGGTAGTCAAATGATTCCACAAAAAGTATTGGTAGCAGAAGATAATACAatgaatcaaaaattaataaagacaTTATTAACTAAAAGAGGTTTTGATATTACCATTGCAAAAGATGGTAAACAAGCCTTAGATTTCTATCatgaaagtaaaaataaatcaatactTTATGATTGTATATTAATGGATATTCAAATGCCAATTTTATCAGGTTTAGAAGCAACTTGTGCAATTCGTGAAATCGAAGCAAATGAAGGTGGTCATATTCCAATCATTGCTGTAACTGCTCATGCAATGAAAGGTGATAAAGAAAAGTTTTTAGAATCTGGTGTTGATGATTATGTAACAAAACCAATTAACCCAAAGTTATTATATGAAGTAATAAATACTCAAATCTGTAAATATATTGAAGAAAATCGTTCATCATCTacaataaatgaaaataaaaatacaattaataataataataataatacaaataataataataataacaataattcaaGTAACcctgttaataataataatagcaatagtaTTGATGCTACTcaacaagaattaaataatgaaaaaattcgtatttaa
- the atg4-1 gene encoding autophagy protein 4, with protein MFTKYSHHNGYQDGSHLQPFQYQQQTYNQQSYLRQQQQAPQQISYGFNQPNSPTSSSSTPSSSTAMGNSFQNQRQINLQQQQQQEQFLQEQVFYQQQLLQQQSQIKEQQRQKEQKQKTNILNIYKEGKQKIMMSFYNLYRNYPTEPPHFSPSPIWLMGRCYTSKDNNSNNNSNNNQVPQTQPTQLQQSIGIFQNNNSNSNNNNNHNNNHNNNNNNLTTDLIYRPAIESGFLSDVASMIWFSYRKDFPPIENTNITTDIGWGCMLRTGQMILARALIKHLYKENDMVPEIERKKPHSNYSQVLAWFSDYPSKEHVYGIHQIVNKKQAMEKNNRKQQILREQVISLNRGGGGSSKGKKKKEKEEEINDNVEEWLAPTRISNILRQLIKFQHLEDLEMYVPTDGVIYKDYINNLCNNSNTHNHYQIIQQQLQHLREQQNIQQNNNKNNNNNNPTTTTTTTTTATSSNNNNNQSPPSRVPNGYNNQVFDDESLFDYNTAISSIPPKWKSLIIMIPLKLGADKLNSTYIEKLKLLLKLPQSLGFIGGKPKQSFYFIGFQDDQVIYLDPHFVQESVNPNSFDYSNTYSGCIPQKMPFTQLDPSLSIGFYCRDQASFEDLCDRLSVINNCEFPIISVCQKLPDYQIECELVDDYAESETTEMLAITIANGGNNHSCIPENIVVDDEEFIVHHHIPYNPNNNQNNNQNNNNNNNKNNNNNTNQQQTPNYPPKLNTYQPDFSSDGEIDDFTMVG; from the exons aTGTTTACGAAATATTCACACCATAATGGTTATCAGG ATGGAAGTCATTTACAACCttttcaatatcaacaacaaacttATAATCAACAATCATATTtgagacaacaacaacaagcaccACAACAAATTTCTTATGGATTTAATCAACCAAATtcaccaacatcatcatcatcaacaccatcatcatcaacggCAATGGGAAATTCATTCCAAAATCAAAGACAAATcaatttacaacaacaacaacaacaagaacaatttTTACAAGAACAAGTtttttatcaacaacaattattacaacaacaatcacaaattaaagaacaacaacgacaaaaagaacaaaaacaaaaaacaaatattttaaatatatataaagagggaaaacaaaaaattatgatGTCTTTTTATAATCTTTATAGAAATT atcCAACGGAGCCTCCACATTTTTCACCCTCACCAATTTGGTTAATGGGAAGGTGTTATACctcaaaagataataatagtaataataatagtaataataatcaagtaCCACAGACCCAACCAACACAACTTCAACAATCTATAggtatttttcaaaataacaatagtaatagtaataataataataatcataataataatcataataataacaacaacaatttaacTACAGATCTTATATATAGACCAGCTATAGAATCAGGATTTTTATCAGATGTAGCTTCAATGATATGGTTTAGTTATAGGAAAGATTTCCCACCAATagaaaatacaaatattacTACAGATATTGGTTGGGGTTGTATGTTAAGAACTGGTCAAATGATATTAGCTAGAGCATTAATTAAACATCTTTATAAAGAAAATG atatggTACCAGAaatagaaagaaagaaaCCACATTCAAATTATAGCCAAGTGTTGGCATGGTTTAGTGATTATCCTTCAAAGGAGCATGTATATGGTATACatcaaattgtaaataaaaaacaagcAATGGAAAAGAATAATAGaaaacaacaaattttaaGAGAACAAGTGATTTCATTAAATCGAGGAGGAGGAGGAAGTTCTAAaggaaaaaagaaaaaagaaaaagaagaagagatAAATGATAATGTAGAGGAATGGTTAGCTCCAACtagaatttcaaatattttaagacaattaattaaatttcaacATTTGGAAGATTTAGAAATGTACGTTCCAACTGATGGTGTCATATATAaagattatataaataatttatgtaataatagtaatacacataatcattatcaaattattcaacaacaattacaacatttaagagaacaacaaaatattcaacaaaataataataaaaataataataacaacaacccaacaaccacaacaactacaacaaccacagcaacaagtagtaataataacaataatcaaTCACCACCATCTAGAGTACCAAATGGATATAATAATCAagtatttgatgatgaatcattatttgacTATAACACAGCTATTAGTTCAATACCACCAAAGTGGAAATCATTGATTATTATGATACCTTTGAAATTGGGTGCAGATAAATTAAACTCAACctatattgaaaaattaaaattattattaaaattaccacAAAGTTTAGGTTTTATTGGTGGTAAACCAAaacaatcattttattttattggttttcAAGATGATCAAGTCATTTATTTAGATCCTCATTTTGTCCAAGAAAGTGTTAATCCAAATTCATTCGATTATTCAAAT aCATATAGTGGATGTATACCGCAAAAAATGCCATTTACACAATTAGATCCATCTTTATCAATTGGATTTTATTGTAGAGATCAAGCAAGTTTTGAAGATCTTTGTGATAGATTATctgtaattaataattgtgaaTTTCCAATCATTTCAGTTTGTCAAAAGTTACCAGATTATCAAATCGAATGTGAATTGGTTGATGATTATGCAGAGAGTGAAACAACTGAAATGCTTGCAATCACTATTGCAAATGGTGGAAATAATCATTCTTGTATTCCTGaaaatattgttgttgatgatgaagaatttatagttcatcatcatattccctataatccaaataataatcaaaataataatcaaaataataataataacaacaacaaaaacaacaacaacaacactaaccaacaacaaactcCAAACTATccaccaaaattaaatacttATCAACCTGATTTTTCTAGTGATGGTGAAATCGATGATTTTACAATGGTtggctaa
- a CDS encoding pirin family protein, with translation MMMDCFSTPVQRNNNINNNNNNSNNNNNNNNNNCTISTSGSSSSSSGGGEINCNKNEKEVIVKVLKNGLIESNSLFKVYRFEKNMCDGGGFVLNRLIGGDKELQHIDPFVLLDEINTNSPQEYEKGFPDHPHRGIQLVTYMLEGLMVHNDSLGNKVVLKTGDLQWILSGKGIVHSEMPSSTTSKLWVIHYWLNLPKQLKMVEPDYQYVSNESIPLIQRTNGNTDFMIKVISGQYLDNETKILHKSPLKSLGLNPQVLDIDIKLNTDNNNNNNQLISADNGDNGGDNNNNNNNNNNNNNNNNNNNNNDTNDNNGENNEEYTCKKESTTPFEIDINETFGSFLLVLDGPVSINNSKPIGPGKLIVFNRKSNNNNNNNNNNNCTNNNSNINNNSGGSDNIDIDNENCTFNRVSITSKSNSRLLFFSSKQIQEPIFKYGPFVMSDMNDIHQCFIDFEYGL, from the coding sequence atgatGATGGATTGCTTCTCAACACCAGTCcaaagaaataataacattaataataataataacaatagtaataataataataataataataataataattgtacaATTAGTactagtggtagtagtagtagtagtagtggtggtggtgaaattaattgtaataaaaatgaaaaagaagttATTGTTAAAGTATTAAAGAATGGATTAATAGAGagtaattcattatttaaagtatATAGATTTGAAAAGAATATGTGTGACGGTGGAGGATTTGTATTGAATAGATTAATAGGTGGTGATAAAGAGTTACAACATATTGATCCATTTGTATTGTTGGATGAAATTAATACCAATTCACCTCAAGAATATGAAAAAGGATTCCCAGATCATCCACATCGTGGTATTCAATTGGTGACATATATGTTGGAAGGTTTGATGGTACATAATGATTCGTTAGGTAATAAAGTTGTATTAAAGACAGGTGATCTTCAATGGATACTATCGGGTAAAGGTATAGTACATAGTGAGATGCCATCCTCGACAACCTCTAAACTTTGGGTCATTCATTATTGGttaaatttaccaaaacaattgaaaatggttgAACCAGATTACCAATATGTATCGAATGAATCAATTCCATTAATTCAACGTACAAATGGTAATACTGATTTCATGATTAAAGTTATCTCTGGTCAATATTTAGATAATGAAACAAAGATATTACATAAAAGTCCTTTAAAAAGTTTAGGTTTAAATCCTCAAGTTTTAGATAttgatataaaattaaatactgataataataataataacaatcaaCTTATAAGTGCagataatggtgataatggtggtgataataataataataataataataataataataataataataataataataataataataataatgatactaatgataataatggtgaaaataatgaagaatatACTTGTAAAAAAGAATCTACTACtccatttgaaattgatataaATGAAACATTTGGTTcatttttattggttttagATGGTCCagtttcaataaataattcaaaaccTATTGGTCCTGGAAAACTTATTGTATTTAAtagaaaatcaaataataataataataataataataataataattgtacaaataataatagtaatataaataataatagtggtggtagtgataATATAGATatagataatgaaaattgtaCCTTTAATAGAGTTTCAATAACAtctaaatcaaattcaagacttttattcttttcatcaaaacaaattcaagaaccaatatttaaatatggaCCATTTGTAATGAGTGATATGAATGATATTCATCAATGTttcattgattttgaatatggtctttaa
- the nfyC-1 gene encoding hypothetical protein, with amino-acid sequence MENQIHSLLHFPSSASTGSTSNSHNNHHNNNNNNNYNNNNNNNINNINNNHHHHHNYKSIQQHSPHSSTPNISTENVDIYSSHEANSSNGYNNGNNFSYSMNGNFNYNFSPMNSPHHSHNHPDTSNNNMLPLNDSGIHFNQHQHPSSASSSSSSSSSSLSSSSHHHHSNHHHHHPNLHINLPPIPQYPSLNDSSSNGNGTPALSSPSSTTPHPTTPHPTTPTSTPNQRFQSNGSSSFQNQLQNHLENKLSSFWSSQLRDIHKTEDFKTHELPLARIKKIMKSDKDVNKISSEAPILFAKACEILILEMTHRSWVHTEMNKRRTLQRTDIINSLSRCETFDFLIDMLPRDEIKPSRKYLDELSKAQVITPEYLQYLQLQQMATENQQKNNQNNQNNQNKNNQQILPQQRNLNIPHSPQLQEQSSNNNNNNNNNNNNNNSVSVKRSYSMEIQNSSPLSTPKKRSNSQDYNFQYNENNHNQSSLSQTQQLQQLNQQQQQQQQQQQQQQQQQQQQQQQHSQQISQQIHHIPTPSNSSSSLPPLPPHNSNHAHNNNNNNNNNNNNNNNNNLNNNNNNNNNNNNNNNNNNNNNNNNNNNNNNNNNNNNNNNNNNNNNNNNNNNNNNNNNNNNNNNNNNNNNNNTFDYSFNDSKNDEHKVSLNESNFISTPTNDNIISSSPSSQVYYYSDN; translated from the exons atggaaaatcaaattcataGTTTATTACATTTTCCATCATCTGCGTCCACAGGTTCCACATCAAATAgtcacaacaaccaccataataacaataataacaataattataataataataataataataatattaataatattaataataaccatcatcaccaccataattataaatcaattcaacAACATTCACCACATTCAAGCACTCCAAATATTTCCACTGAAAATGTAGATATTTATTCATCTCATGAAGCAAATTCAAGTAATGGTtataataatggaaataatttttcttaTTCAATGaatggtaattttaattataatttttccCCAATGAATTCACCACACCATAGTCATAACCATCCCGAtacaagtaataataatatgttaCCTTTAAATGATAGTGGAATTCATTTTAATCAACATCAGCATCCATCTTCTGCATCCTCCTCTTCCTCATCGTCATCTTCGTcattatcatcttcttcGCATCACCATCATAGtaatcaccatcatcatcatccaaATTTACACATTAACTTGCCACCAATACCACAATATCCTTCACTTAatgatagtagtagtaatggaAATGGGACACCTGCATTATCATCACCCTCTTCAACTACTCCACATCCAACTACTCCACATCCAACCACTCCAACCTCAACTCCAAATCAAAGATTCCAAAGTAATGGTTCAAGttcatttcaaaatcaacttcaaaatcatttagaaaataaactTTCAAGTTTTTGGTCTTCTCAACTAAGAGATATTCATAAAACTGAAGATTTTAAAACTCATGAATTACCATTAgcaagaattaaaaaaattatgaaatcCGATAAAGATGTTAat aaaatttCATCTGAAGCACCGATTTTATTTGCAAAAGCAtgtgaaattttaatattagaaATGACCCATAGATCATGGGTACACACTGAAATGAATAAAAGAAGAACTCTTCAAAGAACCGATATAATAAACTCATTATCAAGATGTGAAACCTTTGATTTTCTTATCGATATGTTACCTCGTGATGAAATAAAACCATCAAGAAAATATCTTGATGAGTTATCGAAAGCTCAAGTAATTACTCCTGAATATCTTCAATatttacaattacaacaaatgGCTACtgaaaatcaacaaaaaaataatcaaaataatcaaaataatcaaaataaaaacaatcaacAAATTCTACCACAACAacgtaatttaaatataccaCATTCACCTCAATTACAAGAACaaagtagtaataataataataataataataataataataataataataatagtgttaGTGTAAAAAGATCATATTCAATggaaattcaaaattcaagTCCACTTAGTACTCCAAAAAAGAGAAGTAATTCTCAAGATTATAATTTCcaatataatgaaaataatcataatcagTCATCATTAAGCCAAactcaacaattacaacaattaaatcaacaacaacaacaacaacaacaacaacaacaacaacaacaacaacaacaacaacaacaacaacaacaacatagCCAACAAATCTCCCAACAAATTCATCATATTCCTACACCTTCTAACTCATCATCATCTCTACCACCTTTGCCACCACACAATAGTAATCATgctcataataataataataataataataataataacaataataataataacaacaatttaaataataataataataataataataataataataataataataataataataataataataataataataataataataataataataataataataataataataataataataataataataataataataataataataataataataataataataataataataataataataataataataataataataataataataataataatacttttgattattcttttaatgactcaaaaaatgatgaacACAAAGTTTCATTGAAtgaatcaaattttatatcAACGCcaacaaatgataatataatatcTTCTTCTCCATCGAGTCAAGTTTACTATTATTCtgataattga